The Felis catus isolate Fca126 chromosome X, F.catus_Fca126_mat1.0, whole genome shotgun sequence genome includes a region encoding these proteins:
- the SERPINA7 gene encoding LOW QUALITY PROTEIN: thyroxine-binding globulin (The sequence of the model RefSeq protein was modified relative to this genomic sequence to represent the inferred CDS: inserted 2 bases in 2 codons), whose protein sequence is MPLFLYLVLLVLGLHCAPPNRSEGKLTTCNSSQQNATFYKMSSINADFAFNLYLRFTVETPDQNTFFSPVSISAALAMLCLGACHNTQTQIIESLGFNLTDIPMADXQQGFCHLICSLNFPKKELELQVGXFIGKQLKPLAQFLDDVKSLYETEVFSTVFSNVSAAQEINSHVQKQTKGKVVGLIEDLKPNTIMVLVNYIHFKALWENPFDPSKTEEGSSFSVDKNTIVQVPMMQQMEQYYHLVDTELNCTVLQMDYSKNALALFVLPKEGQMEWVEGAMSSETLKKWNHLLQKGWIDLFVPKFSISASYDLGAILLNMGIQDAFADNANFLGLTGDSGLQLSNAAHKAVLHIGEKGTEAVVVPEVRFLDQPEITLLHPIIQFDRSFLLLLLEKSTRNILFLGKVVDPTEVIGK, encoded by the exons ATGCCACTGTTCCTCTATCTGGTGCTCTTGGTACTTGGGCTTCACTGTGCACCACCTAACAGATCTGAAGGCAAATTAACCACCTGCAATTCCTCCCAACAAAATGCCACTTTTTATAAGATGTCATCCATCAATGCTGACTTTGCATTTAACCTGTACCTGAGGTTCACTGTGGAGACCCCAGATCAGAACACCTTCTTTTCTCCTGTGAGCATTTCTGCAGCTTTGGCCATGCTCTGCCTTGGGGCTTGCCACAACACCCAAACTCAAATCATCGAGAGCTTGGGGTTTAACCTCACAGACATCCCAATGGCAG ACCAGCAGGGCTTCTGTCATCTGATCTGTTCATTgaattttccaaagaaggaatTAGAATTACAAGTGG AATTCATTGGGAAGCAGCTGAAGCCACTGGCACAGTTTTTGGATGATGTCAAGAGCCTCTATGAGACTGAGGTCTTTTCTACCGTCTTCTCCAATGTTTCTGCAGCCCAGGAGATCAACAGTCATGTGCAGAAGCAAACCAAAGGGAAAGTTGTAGGCCTCATTGAAGACCTCAAACCAAACACCATCATGGTCCTGGTGAACTATATTCACTTTAAAG cCCTGTGGGAAAATCCTTTTGATCCATCCAAGACAGAAGAGGGCTCCAGCTTCTCAGTGGACAAGAACACAATAGTGCAAGTGCCCATGATGCAGCAGATGGAACAATACTATCACCTGGTGGATACAGAGCTGAACTGCACAGTGCTTCAAATGGACTACAGCAAGAATGCTCTGGCACTCTTTGTCCTTCCCAAGGAGGGTCAGATGGAGTGGGTAGAAGGGGCCATGTCATCTGAAACACTGAAGAAGTGGAACCACTTACTGCAGAAGGG gTGGATTGACTTGTTTGTTCcaaagttttccatttctgcctCATATGACCTTGGAGCCATCCTTCTGAATATGGGCATCCAGGATGCCTTTGCTGATAATGCCAATTTTCTTGGACTCACAGGGGACAGTGGTCTGCAACTTTCCAAT gCTGCCCACAAGGCTGTGCTGCACATTGGGGAAAAGGGAACTGAAGCTGTAGTTGTCCCCGAAGTCAGATTCCTGGATCAGCCTGAGATAACTCTCCTTCACCCTATCATCCAATTTGATAGATCTTTTCTGTTATTGCTTTTGGAGAAAAGCACCAGGAACATCCTCTTTCTGGGGAAAGTTGTGGACCCAACAGAAGTAATTGGGAAATAG